A single window of Xylocopilactobacillus apicola DNA harbors:
- a CDS encoding type II CAAX endopeptidase family protein has translation MILFLAFLWALISELPSLIPAIEQNLWLSLYSEGIAIGLLWWHYRSQDEVILFARKSLKQLYLIGFLSGIVWFSFIWLICVLLKGFQVTFLFKWTNLGQILLYLGGFMVQGMFEELLCRGFIMGKILQKNLPITAIVVNSLCFAFAHCANDGINLLAWINLLIFALTMSILRLQTESLWLIGAFHSAWNFAEGVIFGTSVSGIASFDLIFKSVSRKNHPLINGGIFGIEASIVDLICGIALLIIVSYRYYIKSSPANLHKMDQQD, from the coding sequence TTGATCTTATTTCTTGCATTTTTGTGGGCACTTATTTCTGAATTACCCAGTTTAATTCCCGCAATCGAACAAAATCTTTGGCTTAGTTTATATAGTGAAGGCATCGCCATTGGATTGCTGTGGTGGCATTATCGTTCACAAGACGAAGTTATACTGTTCGCTAGAAAATCTTTAAAGCAACTTTACTTGATCGGATTTTTAAGCGGCATCGTTTGGTTCAGTTTCATTTGGCTCATCTGTGTTCTACTCAAGGGATTTCAAGTCACCTTTTTATTTAAATGGACAAACTTAGGCCAAATCCTCCTTTATCTAGGTGGCTTCATGGTCCAAGGAATGTTTGAAGAATTACTATGCCGCGGATTTATCATGGGCAAAATTCTCCAAAAAAATTTGCCCATTACCGCCATCGTTGTAAATTCCCTATGTTTTGCATTTGCCCACTGTGCAAATGATGGAATTAATTTGCTTGCTTGGATTAATTTGTTAATCTTTGCTTTAACAATGTCAATTTTACGGCTGCAAACTGAAAGTTTATGGCTAATTGGAGCATTTCATAGTGCCTGGAATTTTGCTGAAGGCGTTATTTTCGGGACATCAGTCTCTGGTATTGCAAGCTTTGATTTAATTTTTAAATCCGTTTCCAGGAAAAATCATCCACTAATTAACGGAGGAATTTTTGGAATTGAAGCCAGCATCGTCGATTTAATTTGCGGAATTGCACTATTAATAATAGTTAGTTATCGATATTATATTAAATCTTCGCCTGCAAATCTCCACAAAATGGATCAACAGGATTAA
- a CDS encoding glycoside hydrolase family 1 protein, whose translation MSLNKDFYWGASSSAFQIEGANRADGKGLSTVDVRPVKTGIADTSVAADFYHNWREDISLMDKLGINAFRLSISWSRIYPTGNGELNNDGLAFYDRVIDCLLDHNIEPIITINHFDMPQALIDQYNGWLSRKSVEDFARYTKTLFLHFGDRVKTWLTINEPLMLMYNPGYNGSHYDRADETTSSNFLILHHILLAEKYAFKLCHQLIKNGKIAPVSAFQNVYPLSSEYEDVSAALTAESILSYWALDVAVKGSYPKTTYERLNKLGLAPKVSHADEIIFQMDVPDFIAFNYYSSIHVGGYHQTEKFIPPFFNFPLFSVDMGEERKTAKWSAMSSDSNGLVMSARKLFDRYQIPLMITENGFADTEEPDDSKKINDQERIKYLQEHVSACQEILGLEIPLKGYFVWSFLDSLSGREGYSKRYGLVYVNRDDQDLRDMKRIPKQSFYWYQDFIKSQNN comes from the coding sequence TTGAGTTTAAATAAAGATTTTTATTGGGGTGCTTCCTCATCAGCATTTCAAATTGAAGGTGCCAACCGAGCAGACGGCAAAGGACTGAGTACCGTTGATGTTAGACCTGTGAAAACAGGAATTGCTGATACAAGCGTTGCAGCTGATTTTTATCACAATTGGCGAGAAGACATCTCTTTGATGGATAAATTAGGAATCAACGCATTTAGGTTATCGATTAGCTGGTCACGAATTTATCCAACAGGAAATGGGGAATTAAATAACGATGGATTAGCTTTTTACGATCGGGTGATTGATTGTTTACTTGATCATAACATTGAACCAATTATTACGATTAATCATTTTGATATGCCTCAGGCTTTGATTGATCAATATAACGGATGGCTGTCTCGTAAATCGGTTGAAGACTTTGCACGTTATACTAAAACTTTGTTTTTACATTTTGGAGATCGTGTAAAAACTTGGTTAACGATTAATGAACCATTAATGTTAATGTACAATCCGGGTTACAATGGCAGTCACTATGATCGAGCAGATGAAACAACTAGTTCAAACTTTTTGATCTTACATCATATTTTGTTAGCTGAGAAATATGCTTTCAAATTATGTCATCAGTTGATTAAAAATGGAAAAATTGCCCCCGTATCTGCGTTTCAAAACGTTTATCCATTAAGTAGTGAATACGAGGACGTTAGTGCGGCTTTAACGGCAGAATCTATTTTAAGTTACTGGGCTTTAGATGTTGCAGTGAAGGGCTCGTATCCCAAAACTACTTACGAGCGGTTAAATAAATTAGGTTTAGCTCCTAAAGTAAGTCATGCTGATGAGATTATTTTCCAAATGGATGTTCCAGATTTTATTGCTTTTAATTACTATAGCAGCATTCACGTTGGGGGATACCATCAAACAGAAAAATTTATTCCACCGTTTTTCAATTTTCCACTTTTTAGTGTAGATATGGGGGAAGAGCGGAAAACAGCTAAATGGTCAGCAATGTCTTCTGATTCAAACGGTTTAGTAATGTCAGCTCGAAAACTTTTCGATCGATATCAAATTCCTTTAATGATTACTGAAAATGGATTTGCTGATACTGAAGAACCTGATGACTCAAAAAAAATAAATGATCAAGAGCGCATAAAATACCTTCAAGAACATGTAAGTGCTTGTCAGGAAATTTTAGGATTGGAGATCCCGCTAAAAGGATACTTTGTCTGGTCATTCCTTGACTCACTTAGTGGTCGAGAAGGATATAGTAAACGTTATGGATTAGTTTATGTTAATCGTGATGATCAAGATTTGCGTGATATGAAGCGAATTCCTAAACAAAGCTTTTATTGGTATCAAGACTTCATTAAGTCGCAAAATAATTGA
- a CDS encoding glycoside hydrolase family 1 protein, which translates to MDQKFLWGSALAANQCEGAYLAGGKGESIIDRLPAGKDRFLVMEDPVHHADQNYDFYPSHEGVHFYQNYKEDLKLLAEMGINSLRISISWPRIFPKGIEEEPNEEGLRFYDEIFAELARYQITPIVTMNHFDTPYYLSKNFNGWAETITRECFLRYAKTILTRYHDQVPYWIPCNEINMAKHLPYVGAGIQAKTPQSVADAINNLLIANASCVKMAHELDSNLKVGCMLAAGNTYPATPKPEDVMLSIEKDRDNLMFVDVQVRGQYPNYYLKSLAHDGIKLNLSTEEKEILAENPVDFVSFSYYNSRMCSVEGSQKSTQGNVFATMKNPYLKETDWGWQIDPVGLRITMNTLYDRYQKPLMIVENGLGAHDELVNGEVYDQERIDFLQRHIEQMQLAISVDGVETLGYLSWSALDLNSASTGQMSKRYGFIYVDLDDKGKGSYQRIPKASYYWYQNFLK; encoded by the coding sequence GTGGATCAGAAATTTTTGTGGGGCAGTGCATTAGCTGCCAATCAATGCGAAGGAGCTTATTTAGCTGGCGGAAAAGGCGAAAGTATTATTGATCGCCTGCCCGCGGGAAAAGATCGATTTCTTGTGATGGAAGATCCAGTCCATCATGCTGATCAAAATTATGATTTTTATCCGAGTCATGAGGGAGTCCACTTTTATCAAAACTATAAAGAAGACCTTAAATTATTAGCGGAGATGGGGATTAATTCATTAAGAATATCGATCAGTTGGCCACGAATTTTTCCAAAAGGAATTGAGGAAGAACCAAATGAAGAAGGCTTACGCTTTTATGACGAAATCTTTGCGGAGCTTGCGCGCTATCAAATTACCCCAATTGTGACGATGAATCATTTTGATACGCCTTATTATCTGTCAAAAAACTTTAACGGTTGGGCTGAAACGATTACTCGCGAATGTTTCTTGCGTTATGCTAAAACAATTTTAACTCGTTATCATGATCAGGTTCCTTATTGGATTCCTTGCAACGAAATCAATATGGCGAAACATTTACCGTATGTGGGAGCAGGAATTCAAGCCAAAACGCCGCAAAGCGTTGCTGATGCAATTAATAATTTGTTGATTGCCAATGCTAGTTGCGTCAAAATGGCGCACGAATTGGATTCAAATTTAAAAGTTGGATGCATGTTAGCCGCCGGAAATACTTATCCAGCGACGCCAAAGCCTGAAGATGTGATGCTCTCAATTGAAAAGGATCGCGATAATTTAATGTTTGTTGACGTCCAGGTGCGGGGACAATATCCAAATTATTACCTGAAAAGTTTAGCTCATGATGGGATTAAGTTAAATTTATCAACGGAAGAAAAGGAAATTTTGGCGGAAAATCCAGTCGATTTTGTTTCCTTTAGTTATTACAATTCCCGGATGTGTTCAGTTGAAGGCTCACAAAAAAGCACGCAGGGCAATGTTTTTGCAACGATGAAAAATCCATATTTAAAAGAAACTGATTGGGGTTGGCAAATAGATCCAGTTGGACTAAGAATCACAATGAATACCTTGTACGATCGCTATCAAAAGCCTTTAATGATTGTTGAGAACGGCTTGGGGGCGCATGACGAGTTGGTTAATGGTGAGGTTTATGACCAAGAACGAATAGATTTTTTACAGCGGCATATTGAACAGATGCAATTGGCAATCAGTGTTGATGGAGTTGAAACCTTGGGCTATTTAAGTTGGAGTGCACTCGATCTCAATAGCGCTTCGACTGGTCAGATGTCAAAACGCTATGGCTTTATTTACGTGGATCTTGATGATAAAGGGAAGGGGAGCTATCAGCGAATTCCTAAAGCTTCTTACTATTGGTATCAAAATTTTTTGAAATAG
- a CDS encoding PTS sugar transporter subunit IIC, which produces MHSMQAFMEKKFIPVATKISNNKWVQSISRGTMSLMGVIVVGAIFSLLGSIGIPAYQTFLKNTGLANLLSYVPAVTINAIGLYMVFLIAYQAAHVFGHEDLAVNIGIVSLVSFLALIPLKSTQEKGAMQAINYLNVDYIGSRGAFTAIITAMLVVSIYLYIIKKNWTIKMPEGVPPQVINAFTDVIPAFVILTIFSLIRWAFSLTSYISATDFIYKMLQKPIEALTGSLPAFIILILIAQLLWFFGIHGSFTILPILMPIWISYINPNMAAYHAGKVIPHMFNIEMYNMLTIGGSGATLGFVIVMFIFAKSQQYKKMARLVIVPGFFNINEPLIFGLPIIMNPILFIPFVFTPIIILILGYILMKIGLVGVPIGLFLPASTPIVFSGILQGSWSYAIWQVVAVLISCVTYYPFFKIMDAKALEEEKAGAEKLEQVEN; this is translated from the coding sequence ATGCATTCAATGCAAGCGTTTATGGAAAAGAAGTTTATTCCTGTTGCAACAAAGATTTCAAATAATAAATGGGTTCAATCGATCAGTCGAGGAACCATGAGTTTAATGGGAGTAATTGTTGTTGGGGCTATATTTTCTTTGCTGGGGAGCATCGGGATTCCAGCATATCAAACATTTTTAAAAAATACGGGATTAGCTAATTTATTAAGTTATGTTCCTGCAGTTACGATTAATGCAATCGGACTTTATATGGTATTTTTGATTGCTTATCAGGCAGCACATGTTTTTGGTCATGAGGACCTAGCGGTCAACATTGGCATTGTCTCTTTGGTTTCTTTTTTGGCTTTGATCCCTTTAAAGAGTACACAAGAAAAAGGAGCTATGCAGGCAATTAACTACTTAAATGTAGATTACATTGGCTCCAGAGGGGCTTTCACTGCAATAATCACGGCAATGCTGGTAGTTTCAATTTATTTGTATATAATCAAGAAAAATTGGACAATAAAAATGCCAGAAGGAGTTCCACCACAGGTTATTAATGCATTTACTGATGTTATTCCAGCATTTGTTATTTTGACAATTTTCTCATTAATTCGTTGGGCATTTAGTTTAACCAGTTACATTTCTGCGACAGATTTTATCTATAAAATGTTGCAAAAACCAATTGAGGCATTAACAGGATCACTTCCAGCGTTTATTATTTTGATTTTAATTGCGCAATTACTTTGGTTCTTTGGAATCCATGGTTCATTTACAATTTTGCCGATCTTAATGCCAATTTGGATCAGTTATATTAATCCTAATATGGCTGCTTATCATGCTGGCAAGGTAATTCCTCATATGTTTAATATTGAAATGTATAATATGTTAACGATTGGTGGCTCTGGAGCGACTCTCGGTTTTGTGATTGTAATGTTTATTTTTGCTAAAAGTCAACAGTATAAGAAAATGGCACGTTTGGTTATAGTACCAGGTTTTTTCAATATTAATGAACCGTTAATTTTTGGATTACCAATCATTATGAATCCTATCTTGTTCATTCCATTTGTATTTACTCCGATAATTATTTTGATTTTGGGATATATCCTAATGAAGATTGGTTTAGTTGGAGTTCCAATTGGACTTTTCCTTCCAGCAAGTACTCCGATTGTATTTTCTGGAATTTTACAAGGTAGCTGGAGTTATGCGATTTGGCAAGTGGTTGCAGTTTTGATTTCATGTGTAACTTATTATCCGTTCTTTAAAATTATGGATGCTAAAGCATTAGAAGAAGAAAAAGCTGGAGCTGAAAAATTGGAGCAGGTAGAAAATTGA
- a CDS encoding glycoside hydrolase family 3 protein, with protein MLDLTKKPYFLNQQQIKYIQNKIDQMSISEKIGQLFFVIGQDEDTVDIKKFIQKYQPGGMMYRPNHAEKLKREFTTAQESSRIPLFMAANLESGGNGLVTEGTWLGTPLEMAATDDLKSAYELGNVAGSEAAQVGGNMSFAPIVDIDKNFRNPIMNTRTFGSDQKRVLKMSQAQIKGLADNQIIPVIKHFPGDGVDERDQHLLSSVNSLTTEEWLQSYGEIYHALIEEGIPSVMIAHIMQPAWERKLEPGIADEDLRPASASKLLIDGLLRDVLHFNGLAITDATPMIGYNAVMPRKDLLPATINAGIDMILFNKNIDEDYRYLHEAVENGVVKMERIDESVMRILGTKLAQGVMDTDEHFLLNPPAKIDLNLAEHQKTAQEIAKKAVTLVKDRDQLLPLTPKKYPRIRLVVLGDHDDGGFKEGGQVTQLFQDKLQQEGFEVQLYDQKKLDFHEIFEEGVEDLENKFDLALYVANVETASNQTTTRINWVHLMAADAPWFMKSIPTVFVSTANPYHLFDVPNISTFINAYTGNSATINAVIRKLTGKEPFEGINPVDPFCGDLQAKI; from the coding sequence ATGCTAGATTTAACTAAAAAGCCATACTTTTTAAATCAACAACAAATTAAATATATTCAAAATAAAATCGATCAAATGTCGATAAGCGAAAAAATTGGTCAATTATTTTTTGTGATAGGACAAGATGAAGATACGGTGGATATCAAGAAATTTATCCAGAAATATCAACCGGGTGGCATGATGTATCGTCCCAATCATGCCGAAAAATTAAAACGAGAATTTACAACAGCTCAAGAGTCTAGTCGAATTCCGCTGTTCATGGCTGCTAATTTAGAGTCGGGCGGCAATGGTCTTGTTACAGAAGGAACTTGGTTAGGAACTCCGCTTGAAATGGCTGCAACCGATGATTTAAAGAGTGCTTATGAACTGGGCAATGTAGCTGGTAGCGAAGCTGCGCAAGTCGGAGGCAATATGTCTTTTGCGCCGATTGTCGATATTGATAAAAATTTTCGCAACCCGATTATGAATACGCGAACCTTCGGTAGTGATCAAAAGCGCGTTCTAAAAATGAGCCAGGCCCAGATTAAAGGATTGGCAGATAACCAAATTATTCCTGTTATCAAGCATTTTCCAGGGGATGGCGTTGATGAACGCGACCAGCATCTATTAAGTTCAGTCAATTCCTTGACAACAGAGGAATGGCTCCAGTCATATGGGGAAATTTATCACGCATTAATTGAAGAAGGAATTCCAAGTGTGATGATTGCTCACATAATGCAGCCGGCTTGGGAACGTAAGCTGGAACCAGGCATTGCTGATGAAGATTTGCGTCCGGCTTCAGCTTCTAAATTATTGATCGATGGCTTACTGCGAGATGTTTTGCATTTTAATGGTTTGGCAATTACCGATGCGACTCCAATGATTGGCTATAATGCCGTGATGCCGCGCAAAGATTTACTTCCAGCTACTATCAATGCGGGTATCGATATGATTTTGTTCAACAAAAATATCGATGAAGATTATCGCTATCTTCATGAAGCAGTTGAAAATGGGGTCGTAAAAATGGAACGAATTGATGAATCCGTTATGCGAATTTTAGGAACTAAACTTGCTCAGGGAGTAATGGATACTGACGAACATTTCTTATTAAATCCGCCAGCAAAAATTGATCTTAATCTTGCTGAGCATCAAAAAACAGCTCAGGAAATCGCCAAAAAAGCGGTAACTTTAGTCAAAGATCGCGATCAATTATTGCCATTGACGCCTAAAAAATATCCTCGAATTCGATTGGTAGTTTTAGGAGATCACGATGACGGTGGATTTAAAGAAGGCGGTCAAGTTACTCAATTATTCCAAGACAAGCTGCAGCAAGAAGGTTTTGAAGTCCAGCTTTACGATCAAAAAAAGCTTGATTTTCATGAAATTTTTGAAGAGGGGGTAGAGGATCTCGAAAATAAATTTGATTTAGCATTGTATGTTGCAAACGTTGAAACGGCAAGCAACCAAACTACAACTAGAATAAATTGGGTCCATCTGATGGCGGCCGATGCTCCTTGGTTTATGAAGTCGATTCCGACCGTTTTTGTTTCGACCGCTAATCCATATCATTTATTTGATGTTCCTAATATTTCAACTTTTATCAACGCGTATACTGGAAATTCTGCGACTATCAATGCGGTAATTAGAAAATTAACGGGCAAAGAACCTTTTGAGGGAATTAATCCTGTTGATCCATTTTGTGGAGATTTGCAGGCGAAGATTTAA
- a CDS encoding class I SAM-dependent methyltransferase encodes MSQDINENRSNWDDRADVHANGGYGDLQKLIEDEHAITSTVKRDLAVLSPYLPKHSIKDQRLLHLQCHIGTDTLSWWRLGAKNVHGLDFSPNSLNYAKKIAKKSGAKINYVQSDARYAVKEMSDQLASFDVIVTSAGTITWLPDLNDWAQSIADLLAPGGVFMVRDNHPLLFALDNEGLEIVADYFSGTEVSYESNASYTPDSAGKIKHTHNHNWAHDFAEITHVLIAAGLTIEAIGEEQITDWKALPMLKFSESDEGWVLPDDQPHIPLTFSIVARKKI; translated from the coding sequence TTGAGTCAAGACATAAATGAAAATCGAAGCAATTGGGATGATCGCGCAGATGTTCATGCTAACGGTGGGTATGGGGATCTCCAGAAATTAATTGAAGATGAGCATGCGATAACTTCGACGGTTAAAAGGGATTTGGCAGTTTTATCGCCATATCTTCCTAAACATTCAATTAAAGACCAACGACTTTTACATTTGCAGTGTCATATTGGCACCGATACATTGAGTTGGTGGCGTTTAGGTGCAAAAAACGTTCACGGATTAGACTTTTCTCCTAATTCATTGAACTATGCCAAAAAGATTGCTAAAAAGTCGGGGGCAAAAATTAATTATGTTCAAAGTGATGCTCGTTATGCAGTAAAAGAAATGTCTGATCAATTGGCGAGCTTTGACGTAATTGTAACAAGCGCGGGAACGATTACTTGGCTGCCAGATTTAAATGACTGGGCTCAGTCAATTGCTGATCTACTTGCACCAGGTGGGGTATTTATGGTTCGTGATAATCATCCGCTGCTTTTTGCTTTAGACAACGAAGGATTAGAAATTGTGGCGGATTACTTTTCTGGTACTGAAGTGTCATATGAATCTAACGCCTCCTACACACCAGATTCAGCTGGCAAAATTAAGCATACTCATAACCATAATTGGGCGCATGATTTTGCGGAAATTACCCATGTTTTAATTGCTGCAGGGTTGACGATTGAAGCCATTGGGGAAGAACAAATTACTGATTGGAAAGCTTTACCGATGTTGAAATTTAGCGAATCTGATGAAGGTTGGGTGCTGCCAGATGATCAACCGCACATTCCGCTAACTTTTTCTATCGTTGCGCGAAAAAAAATATAG
- a CDS encoding helix-turn-helix domain-containing protein, which translates to MESDILSLLKKKSRPRMWEKLAPTMEPDQAGVFDHQPVYEFFYSLTDSLEINTHTIGISVYPVESYVPYHIHNYVEIIIPLIGECDVLTKNEEIHVTQNNIVIIGNHATHAPKRIPEGCVVVNIALKESAFSLNDFNFIQQSISNQSISNLLFALLSNEDLGENTYALFQTDHNQQIINTFYDIIYEYYHPDIQTNQIIRLEIRTLFSRLIRAASKESSNIKVNNQISNNRLLTLLLYIEKNYLNITLDKMAKHFGFNPNYLSNYFKEKTGLSFIQLVHLQRVNIAAEYLTYTSASIEQISSKIGYENPSYFYKIFKKYMLISPNEYRKNNRLKQKR; encoded by the coding sequence TTGGAGTCAGATATTTTAAGTTTATTAAAAAAGAAAAGTCGCCCACGGATGTGGGAGAAACTAGCTCCAACAATGGAGCCGGATCAAGCTGGTGTATTTGATCATCAACCGGTCTACGAATTTTTTTATAGTCTCACAGACTCCCTCGAAATTAATACCCACACAATTGGAATTTCTGTCTATCCAGTTGAATCCTATGTTCCTTATCATATTCATAATTATGTCGAAATTATTATTCCTTTAATCGGTGAGTGTGACGTCCTAACTAAAAATGAAGAAATTCACGTGACTCAAAATAATATCGTCATCATTGGAAATCATGCTACCCACGCCCCAAAAAGAATTCCTGAGGGTTGCGTTGTAGTTAATATTGCCCTAAAAGAATCCGCATTTTCGTTAAACGATTTTAATTTTATCCAACAAAGTATTTCTAATCAAAGTATTTCCAACTTATTATTTGCGCTACTATCAAATGAAGATTTAGGCGAAAATACTTATGCTCTTTTTCAAACTGATCATAACCAACAAATTATCAACACCTTTTATGATATTATTTACGAATATTATCATCCAGATATTCAAACTAATCAGATCATTCGCCTAGAAATTCGAACTTTATTTTCTCGCTTGATTAGAGCTGCATCTAAAGAGAGCTCTAATATTAAAGTTAACAACCAAATTTCCAACAATCGTCTTTTGACGTTGCTTTTGTACATTGAAAAGAACTATTTAAATATTACTTTGGATAAAATGGCGAAACATTTTGGATTTAATCCCAACTACTTGTCGAACTATTTTAAAGAAAAAACAGGTCTTTCTTTTATTCAATTAGTTCATCTACAGCGAGTAAATATTGCAGCAGAATATTTGACATACACCAGTGCCTCTATTGAACAAATTTCTTCAAAAATTGGCTATGAGAATCCTTCATATTTCTATAAAATTTTTAAAAAATATATGCTAATTTCTCCTAATGAATATCGAAAAAACAACCGTTTAAAGCAAAAGAGATGA
- a CDS encoding glycoside hydrolase family 1 protein has translation MTEQQFPKNFLWGGATAANQLEGAYQEDGKGLSLPDVLPGGKERMNIIASPDFDFKIHDDKYVYPNHIGIDHYHHFKEDIALFAEMGFKCYRFSIAWSRIFPKGDEKEPNEAGLKFYDEVIDECVKHNIEPVITISHYELPLYLITEYGSWTNKKLIGFYENFARTVLTRYHDRVKYWMTFNEINSAAHFPIMSQGLAPSNGANDKKNIFQSWHNQFVASSKAVKIAHELDPELQIGCMILYATTYSYDSHPENQLATLKANQESNFFCADVQVRGHYPAYTKNLLAKYDLKVSDFDYTKEELELLAKHPVDYIGFSYYMSTVQDVVNERQTSAQGNFIGGVSNPFLKSSEWGWQIDPTGLRIALDQLSDRYEKPLFIVENGLGAIDQPDENHYVKDDYRIDYLREHIKAVGEAIDDGADVMGYTPWGCIDLVSASTGEMSKRYGFIYVDEDDEGKGTFNRYKKQSFDWYKKVIATNGADLS, from the coding sequence ATGACAGAACAACAGTTTCCTAAAAACTTTTTGTGGGGCGGCGCAACTGCGGCAAATCAATTAGAAGGCGCTTATCAAGAGGATGGCAAAGGGCTATCTCTTCCTGATGTATTGCCTGGTGGTAAAGAGAGGATGAACATCATTGCATCCCCAGATTTTGATTTTAAGATTCATGATGATAAATATGTTTATCCTAATCATATTGGAATCGATCATTATCATCACTTCAAAGAAGATATTGCACTATTTGCTGAAATGGGCTTCAAATGCTATCGTTTTTCGATTGCTTGGTCACGGATTTTTCCAAAAGGGGACGAAAAAGAACCTAATGAAGCTGGATTGAAATTTTATGACGAAGTGATTGATGAGTGTGTTAAGCATAATATTGAGCCAGTCATCACAATTTCGCACTATGAATTACCGCTATATTTGATTACAGAGTACGGAAGTTGGACAAATAAAAAATTAATTGGTTTTTATGAGAATTTTGCTCGTACGGTTTTAACTCGCTATCATGACCGAGTTAAATACTGGATGACTTTCAACGAAATTAATAGTGCTGCTCATTTTCCAATTATGAGTCAAGGATTGGCTCCATCTAATGGCGCCAATGATAAGAAGAATATCTTCCAATCATGGCATAATCAGTTTGTGGCTAGTTCAAAAGCTGTTAAAATTGCACATGAACTCGATCCAGAATTGCAAATCGGCTGCATGATTTTATATGCGACAACTTACAGTTACGATTCTCATCCTGAAAATCAGCTGGCTACTTTGAAAGCCAACCAAGAAAGTAATTTCTTCTGTGCTGATGTTCAGGTGCGGGGACACTATCCAGCTTATACCAAAAATCTTTTAGCGAAATACGACTTAAAGGTGTCAGACTTTGATTATACAAAAGAGGAGTTAGAATTACTCGCTAAACACCCTGTTGACTACATCGGCTTTAGTTATTACATGTCGACCGTTCAAGATGTCGTTAACGAACGGCAAACATCGGCGCAAGGTAATTTTATTGGCGGTGTTAGCAATCCGTTTTTGAAATCTAGTGAATGGGGTTGGCAGATCGATCCAACTGGCTTACGAATTGCCTTAGATCAATTGTCTGATCGTTATGAAAAACCATTGTTCATTGTTGAAAATGGACTTGGGGCAATTGATCAGCCGGATGAAAATCACTACGTTAAAGATGATTATCGAATTGATTACTTGCGTGAACATATCAAAGCTGTTGGTGAGGCAATTGATGACGGCGCTGATGTGATGGGTTATACTCCTTGGGGATGTATCGATCTCGTTAGTGCTTCTACTGGTGAAATGTCTAAGCGTTACGGATTTATCTACGTTGACGAAGACGATGAGGGTAAGGGGACATTTAACCGATATAAAAAGCAATCTTTTGATTGGTATAAGAAAGTAATCGCGACGAACGGTGCAGATTTAAGCTAA